In a genomic window of Macaca nemestrina isolate mMacNem1 chromosome 18, mMacNem.hap1, whole genome shotgun sequence:
- the LOC139359901 gene encoding large ribosomal subunit protein eL34-like: MRFFFIFRGRCLQALRMVQRLTYRRRLSYNTASNKTRLSQTPGNRIVYLYTKKVGKAPKSACGVCPGRLRGVHAVRPKVLMRLSKTKKHVSRAYGGSMCAKCVRDRIKRAFLIKEQKIVVKVLKAQTQSQKAK, encoded by the coding sequence atgcgatttttcttcatcttccgGGGACGTTGTCTGCAGGCACTCAGAATGGTCCAGCGTTTGACATACCGACGTAGGCTTTCCTACAATACAGCCTCTAACAAAACTAGGCTGTCCCAAACCCCTGGTAATAGAATTGTTTACCTTTATACCAAGAAGGTTGGGAAAGCACCAAAATCTGCATGTGGTGTGTGCCCAGGCAGACTTCGAGGGGTTCATGCTGTAAGACCTAAAGTTCTTATGAGATTgtccaaaacaaagaaacatgtcAGCAGGGCCTATGGTGGTTCCATGTGTGCTAAATGTGTTCGTGACAGGATCAAGCGTGCTTTCCTTATCAAGGAGCAGAAAATCGTTGTGAAAGTGTTGAAGGCACAAACACAGAGTCAGAAAGCTAAATAA